Proteins encoded by one window of Vigna radiata var. radiata cultivar VC1973A chromosome 5, Vradiata_ver6, whole genome shotgun sequence:
- the LOC106759696 gene encoding D-amino-acid transaminase, chloroplastic isoform X2, producing the protein MYSSIFGGITLDPAMMVIPLDDHMVHRGHGVFDTSIVLDGYLYELDVHLDRFLLSASKAKISSPFSQSTLRSIIIQLTAASKCKKGTLRFWLSAGPGDFLLSSAGCPTSAFYAVVIDHDFSQCKEGVKVITSNVPMKPPLFATAKNVNYLPNVLSVMEAEEKGASSSVWVDEEGYIAEGPNVNVAFITQDKELVMPPFDNILHGCTAKRLLQLAPKLVDQGLLKSVATKKISVEEAKAAAEMMYVGSTLPLLPIIEWDDQPIGNGSVGELTMVLSNLLWDDMVTGSGTQRIPVPYV; encoded by the exons ATGTATTCAAGTATTTTTGGAGGTATCACACTTGATCCGGCAATGATGGTAATCCCCCTCGATGATCACATGGTACACAGAGGGCATGGTGTGTTTGATACATCCATTGTTCTTGATGG ATACCTGTATGAATTGGATGTTCACCTTGATAGATTCCTGCTGTCAGCCTCCAAAGCAAAGATATCCTCTCCCTTTTCTCAATCAACGCTTCGCAGCATTATCATACAACTGACTGCAGCATCAAAATGCAAGAAGGGAACTCTAAGATTTTGGCTGAGTGCAGGTCCTGGTGATTTCTTGCTGTCATCAGCAGGGTGTCCAACATCTGCATTCTATGCAGTAGTGATTGACCATGATTTTTCCCAATGCAAAGAGGGAGTTAAAGTGATTACTTCCAACGTGCCAATGAAGCCTCCTCTATTTGCCACAGCTAAAAATGTGAATTATCTGCCAAATGTCCTTTCAGTGATGGAAGCTGAAGAGAAAGGAGCATCTTCTTCTGTATGGGTTGATGAGGAAGGTTATATTGCTGAAGGTCCAAATGTGAATGTTGCTTTCATAACACAAGACAAAGAACTTGTCATGCCTCCTTTTGATAACATCCTACATGGTTGCACTGCAAAAAGGCTTCTTCAACTCGCACCCAAGTTGGTTGATCAAGGGCTCCTCAAAAGTGTAGCAACTAAAAAAATATCTGTGGAAGAAGCTAAAGCTGCTGCTGAAATGATGTATGTGGGAAGCACACTTCCTTTGTTGCCTATCATAGAGTGGGATGAtcaacccattggcaatg GAAGTGTTGGAGAATTAACAATGGTACTTTCAAATTTGCTGTGGGATGATATGGTAACTGGCTCTGGCACACAGAGAATACCTGTGCCTTACGTTTAG
- the LOC106759696 gene encoding D-amino-acid transaminase, chloroplastic isoform X1 translates to MVNPTVPWKAPEVENDDDFRVHVFSSSSELLEKLHEKWSSVEKQPYPAMYSSIFGGITLDPAMMVIPLDDHMVHRGHGVFDTSIVLDGYLYELDVHLDRFLLSASKAKISSPFSQSTLRSIIIQLTAASKCKKGTLRFWLSAGPGDFLLSSAGCPTSAFYAVVIDHDFSQCKEGVKVITSNVPMKPPLFATAKNVNYLPNVLSVMEAEEKGASSSVWVDEEGYIAEGPNVNVAFITQDKELVMPPFDNILHGCTAKRLLQLAPKLVDQGLLKSVATKKISVEEAKAAAEMMYVGSTLPLLPIIEWDDQPIGNGSVGELTMVLSNLLWDDMVTGSGTQRIPVPYV, encoded by the exons ATGGTGAATCCCACTGTGCCTTGGAAGGCCCCTG AGGTTGAAAATGATGACGATTTTAGAGTTCATGTGTTCTCTTCATCATCCGAG TTGCTGGAAAAGCTTCACGAAAAATGGAGTTCAGTGGAGAAACAACCATACCCTGCTATGTATTCAAGTATTTTTGGAGGTATCACACTTGATCCGGCAATGATGGTAATCCCCCTCGATGATCACATGGTACACAGAGGGCATGGTGTGTTTGATACATCCATTGTTCTTGATGG ATACCTGTATGAATTGGATGTTCACCTTGATAGATTCCTGCTGTCAGCCTCCAAAGCAAAGATATCCTCTCCCTTTTCTCAATCAACGCTTCGCAGCATTATCATACAACTGACTGCAGCATCAAAATGCAAGAAGGGAACTCTAAGATTTTGGCTGAGTGCAGGTCCTGGTGATTTCTTGCTGTCATCAGCAGGGTGTCCAACATCTGCATTCTATGCAGTAGTGATTGACCATGATTTTTCCCAATGCAAAGAGGGAGTTAAAGTGATTACTTCCAACGTGCCAATGAAGCCTCCTCTATTTGCCACAGCTAAAAATGTGAATTATCTGCCAAATGTCCTTTCAGTGATGGAAGCTGAAGAGAAAGGAGCATCTTCTTCTGTATGGGTTGATGAGGAAGGTTATATTGCTGAAGGTCCAAATGTGAATGTTGCTTTCATAACACAAGACAAAGAACTTGTCATGCCTCCTTTTGATAACATCCTACATGGTTGCACTGCAAAAAGGCTTCTTCAACTCGCACCCAAGTTGGTTGATCAAGGGCTCCTCAAAAGTGTAGCAACTAAAAAAATATCTGTGGAAGAAGCTAAAGCTGCTGCTGAAATGATGTATGTGGGAAGCACACTTCCTTTGTTGCCTATCATAGAGTGGGATGAtcaacccattggcaatg GAAGTGTTGGAGAATTAACAATGGTACTTTCAAATTTGCTGTGGGATGATATGGTAACTGGCTCTGGCACACAGAGAATACCTGTGCCTTACGTTTAG
- the LOC106761582 gene encoding protein CUP-SHAPED COTYLEDON 2 gives MDSSYHHLDHTEAHLPPGFRFHPTDEELITYYLLKKVLDSNFTGRAIAEVDLNKSEPWELPEKAKMGEKEWYFFSLRDRKYPTGLRTNRATEAGYWKATGKDREIYSSKTCSLVGMKKTLVFYRGRAPKGEKSNWVMHEYRLEGKFAYHYLSRNSKDEWVISRVFQKSNTTNGGSVMSASSGSKKTRMNTTNSTLCPEPSSPSSVYLPPLLDSSPYTTTPVNFTDRNNCSYDSTTKKEHVSCFSTIAAATAAVVSPNNFTNASFDLPPSQPLGTDPFARFQRNVGLSAFPSLRSLQDNLQLPFFFPPAAQPLGGASRDLLWSMPEEQRLVDAAPNIPLGVSELDCMWGY, from the exons ATGGACTCCTCCTACCACCACTTGGACCACACTGAAGCTCATCTGCCACCAGGCTTCAGGTTCCATCCCACTGACGAGGAGCTCATAACGTACTACCTTCTCAAAAAGGTTCTAGACAGCAACTTCACTGGTAGAGCCATAGCTGAAGTAGACCTTAACAAAAGTGAACCATGGGAGCTCCCAG AGAAAGCTAAAATGGGTGAGAAAGAGTGGTACTTCTTCAGCTTACGTGACAGGAAGTACCCAACTGGGTTACGAACCAATAGGGCTACCGAAGCTGGTTACTGGAAAGCCACTGGGAAGGATAGAGAGATTTACAGCTCCAAGACTTGTTCTTTGGTCGGGATGAAGAAAACCTTGGTTTTCTACCGCGGTAGAGCTCCCAAGGGGGAGAAAAGTAACTGGGTCATGCATGAGTATCGGTTGGAAGGCAAATTTGCTTACCATTACCTTTCTCGCAACTCCAAG GACGAGTGGGTCATATCTCGCGTGTTCCAAAAGAGCAACACAACCAACGGAGGCTCAGTTATGTCTGCTTCAAGTGGCTCCAAGAAAACGAGAATGAACACCACCAACAGCACTCTCTGCCCAGAACCAAGTTCACCCTCTTCGGTTTACCTTCCGCCTCTTCTGGACTCTTCTCCCTACACAACAACCCCAGTAAACTTCACTGACCGTAACAACTGTTCCTACGACAGCACCACCAAAAAGGAGCACGTGTCCTGTTTCTCCACAATTGCTGCAGCCACCGCTGCTGTTGTCTCCCCCAACAACTTCACCAATGCAAGCTTCGACCTTCCACCATCTCAGCCTCTGGGAACGGATCCCTTCGCTAGGTTTCAGAGAAACGTAGGTCTCTCCGCCTTCCCAAGTTTGAGGTCGCTGCAAGACAACCTCCAGTTACCGTTCTTTTTTCCTCCGGCAGCACAGCCCTTGGGCGGTGCCTCCCGTGATCTACTCTGGTCGATGCCGGAGGAGCAAAGGCTGGTGGATGCCGCCCCCAACATTCCACTGGGTGTGTCGGAGCTTGATTGTATGTGGGGATACTAG